The following nucleotide sequence is from Staphylococcus chromogenes.
AGGTGAAAAAGCACTAAATTATTTATATGAACGCGGCTTCACTGACGACATGATTAAAGAAAGAAAGATTGGCTTATCTCCAGATTCATCTCATTTCGCGACTGATTTGTTCGAAAAAAAAGGTTTTGAGTTACATCTCGCTTATGAAGCAGGCATATTATCTAGAAATGAAACAAATTTTACGTATTATGATCGTTTTAGAGATCGTATCATGTTTCCATTAGCCAATGCGCAAGGGCGAATAGTGGGGTATTCAGGACGTACGTATAAAAATCAAGAACCTAAGTACTTAAATAGTCCTGAATCGCCCATTTTCCAAAAACGTAAACTTCTTTATAATTTGGATCGCGCGCGTAAAGCGATTCGTTCAAATGATGAAATGATTCTATTAGAAGGTTTTATGGATGTCATTAAAGCGAGTGACGCAGGTTTACTAAACGTTGTGGCAAGTATGGGGACGCAACTATCAGATGAACATATACATTTTATAAAAAAATTGTGTAATCATGTCACACTTCTATTTGATGGAGATAACGCCGGTACGCTAGCGACTTTGAAAACAGGTCAAGCATTATTAGAACAAAAAATTGATGTATTCGTCGTTCAATTACCTAAAAATATGGATCCAGATGAATATATCGTAAAACATGGCAAACAATCCTTCTTAGATTTTGTAAATACAGAAAAGAAAGCATTTGTACTATACAAACTACTACTCAATCAAGAACAAATAGAAAGCAATGATTTGGCTTATGAGAAGTATTACAAGTCATTTATTACAGATGCTAGTTTAATACAATCGCAAATTATTAAACAAAAAGTGATTCAAGATGCATCGGGATTGTTTAAAATTTCTTCAGATAGTCTAAATAATGAAGTAGAAAAGGTTTTGCCTAAATCTTCTCAATCTTCATCATTTGTGCAACCCACCCAAAAACAATCCGTTCGTTTAAATAAAAATGCGGTTGCTGAAAGAGCCGTTTTAAAACATTTCATAAATGATAAAGATGTTTTTTTAAGTTTTTATAAAAATATTGAAGAAACTGACTTTACAAATGAGTATTTTAAACGTATATTTAATGTTTTACGAGACTTTTATTCAAGTCATGAACAATTTGAAATAAGTGAGTGTATTACCTATATTAATCAGAATGACATTAAAGAAGCGTTGATATATTTAGTAGATTATCCGCTTAACCATGAACCATATGAGAATGAAATGAATGATTATATACGTGTAATGACCGAACATAGACACTCAGACTCTCTTGAATCACTTCATGAGAAATTACGAGAAGCAACACGTAATAAAGATTTAGAATCTCAGAAATATTATTTAGAGATGATAGTGAATAAAAACAGAAATAGATTGAAGCGTCAAGATTAATATCGGGAGGCCTTTGTATGTCAGATAATCAGGTAAAAGTAATCAAAAAAGAGACCATCGATCCGACTTTAACGTTAGAAGATGTTAAAAAACAACTTATTGAAAAAGGGAAAAAAGAAGGTCACCTTAGTCATGAAGAAGTTGCAGACAAATTGCAAAACTTCGATATGGATTCAGATCAAATGGATGAATTTTTCGATATGATTAACGATAACGATATTCAACTTGTCAACGAAAAAGACAGTTCTGACACAGATGATAAATTGAATCCTAATGATTTAAGTGCGCCTCCAGGTGTAAAAATAAATGACCCTGTACGTATGTATTTGAAAGAAATTGGGCGTGTAGATTTATTAAGTGCACAAGAAGAAATTGAACTTGCCAAAAGAATTGAACAAGGGGATGAAGTGGCAAAAGCCCGTCTAGCTGAAGCGAATTTACGTCTGGTTGTAAGTATTGCGAAACGTTATGTTGGCCGAGGTATGCTTTTCCTTGACCTTATTCAAGAAGGGAATATGGGTCTTATTAAAGCAGTTGAAAAGTTCGATTTTAGTAAAGGATTCAAATTCTCTACGTATGCGACATGGTGGATTAGACAAGCCATTACACGAGCCATTGCAGACCAAGCGCGTACAATTCGAATTCCCGTACACATGGTTGAAACAATTAATAAATTAATTCGTGTACAACGTCAACTATTACAAGACTTAGGTCGTGACCCTGCACCTGAAGAAATTGGTGAAGAAATGGACTTACCACCAGAAAAAGTACGTGAAATTCTTAAAATCGCACAAGAACCTGTTTCTCTTGAAACACCGATTGGTGAAGAGGATGATAGTCATTTAGGTGACTTTATTGAGGACCAAGAAGCTCAGAGTCCTTCTGACCACGCGGCTTATGAGTTATTAAAAGAACAACTGGAGGACGTATTAGATACCTTAACTGATAGAGAAGAGAACGTTTTACGTCTTCGTTTCGGATTAGATGATGGTAGAACACGTACACTTGAAGAAGTAGGTAAAGTGTTTGGCGTGACGCGTGAACGTATCCGCCAAATCGAAGCAAAAGCATTACGTAAACTAAGACACCCAAGTAGAAGCAAACGTCTAAAAGACTTCATGGATTAAAACAAGAAGTGAACTATAAGGCATTAACATCAATTTTAAATGAGTGATGACGTCGTAAGTACTAATTGAATAGGATATAATAAGGGAGGATTCAGCATATCAAATATGTAACTATACTTGATGGCTGTTTTACTCTCTTTATTTTTTTAAAGGAGCAATGTAATGATACCAATCAATCGTCGTTTATTAAAAGTAAGTGAATACATAAAAGGAAAAAAGTTAGCCGATATTGGTTCTGACCATGCATACTTACCCATTTATGCAATTCAAAGTGGTCAAGTTGAGGAAGCTATTGCTGGAGAAGTCATTAAAGGACCTTTTACTGCAACTCAAAAAAGTGTCGCAGAGCATGGTCTGTCTTCAAAAATAAATGTACGACTTGGCGACGGTTTAACGATTTTGAATCATGATGATCACGTGGATACAGTCACTATTTGTGGGATGGGGGGACCATTAATTACACGTATTTTGAAAAATGGTTTTCAACATATTCCAAATTATCCAAGATTAATTCTACAATCAAACATTCAATCTGAACCCATCCGCCGCTTTTTACAAGACCATAACTATAAAATCGTAACAGAAACACTAATTAAAGAACGTGCGCATATATACGAAATTATTGTCGCTGAAAAAGGCACAATGAATTTATCTGAAAAGGATTTTAAATTTGGGCCATTTCTTCATACACTTATTAATGAATTATTTATCGAAAAATGGGAAAGAGAATTAGAAGCATTAGATGAAATCAAACAACATTTAAATCCTGAAAAACATCAAATTCGATTTAATGAAATTACACAACAACAATTGTTGATTAAAGAGGTGTTAAATCAATGAATGTAAAAACGTTATTGTCTCTTCTTGACGAAAAAGTCCCATTCCAGTCTGCTGAAAACTGGGATAATGTTGGACTCTTAATCGGAAATCCTGATAACGAGGTTTCTGGCATAATTACAACATTGGACTGTACTTACGAAGTTGTCCTGGAAGCGATGGATAAAGGGTGCAATACAATTATTGCGCATCATCCATTAATTTTTAAAGGGATGAAGCGAATCGTTGATGATAAAGGCTACGGATCTATTTTATATAAGCTCATCCAAAATAACATCAATTTGATAGCACTCCACACAAATCTTGACGTTCACCCTAAAGGTGTAAATGCAATGTTAGCAGAGCGTATCGGTATTGATGCGCCTAATATATTAGAACAAAATCAAACAACATATTACAAAGTCCAAGTGTTTATTCCCGAAACACATGCCACATCATTTAAAGATGCTATGAGTCGTGCAGGTCTTGCCAAAGAGGGCAATTACGAATATGCCTTTTTTAGTTCAAAAGGAACAGGCCAATTTAAACCTGTGGGCGAAGCAAAACCAACAATTGGTTCATTAGAAGAAGTAGAAAATGTTACAGAAGTAAAAATAGAATTCATGATAGAATCGTTTCAAAAAGAAAAAGCGCGCGCGCTAATTCATGAAGCGCATCCTTATGAAACACCCGTTTATGATTTTATACCGTTAACTAAAAATTTAAATCAAGGGCTTGGTATGATAGGCAAACTTGAAAAATCGTATTCAGTAGAGTCTTTTATTAATCATTTAAAAACAACATTAAATATGCCAAGTATTCGATTCATCGGCGATTCTGAAACAGAAATTAATACGGTAGCTATTATTGGTGGAGCCGGAATCGGATATGAACAACTCGCTTTTGAAAAGGGTGCTGATGTTTTTATTACAGGTGATATTAAGCATCATGAAGCATTAGACGCCAAAATTGCAGGTGTCAATTTAATTGATATTAATCATTATAGCGAACACGTCATGAAAGAAGGATTAGTAGACTTGTTATCCGAATGGTTAAGAGCCGACAAAAGTTTTAAAATCATTCCATCTGAAACACATACAGATCCATTCCTTTATTATTAATTTCATCAAATTTCTTATACGATTCACTATTATATTAACCTTTCCATGTATCTTATTTTGAATCTTACAATATTTACTCTACATTTATAAAAATCAATCTCGTGTAGCGATAAAAAAAACACGCCTTAACAAAAGGGCGTGTTTTTTACTCCATAATTTTAACAGGTTTGGCTTGCTTAATTTTAGGTAAGATTTTTTCAACAGGGACATGCGACTGAACTTGATGTGTTTCTGGATTTCCAGGATCATAATTTTTTAAGAAGTTAATTACTTCTTTTACAATAGGTGTTGGCGTAGAAGCACCCGCAGTGACAGCGACAGTTTCAACTCCATCTAGCCATTCAAGCTGTAATTGTGATAAATCGGCAATTCTATAGGAATTAGTGTGCGCAATATCTTTTGACACTTGTGCCAGTCTATTGGAATTATTACTTTTCGGGTCTCCAACAACGATGAGTAAATCAGCACTGCCAGCTTGATTAGCCACCGCTTCTTGACGAACTTGTGTTGCTTGGCAAATTTCTTTATGTTGCTCAATATGTGGATATTTTTCTTGCAACTCTTCCATTAAATGCATCACATCCCATTGGGACATTGTGGTTTGGTTCGTAACAATCAGTGGATATTGTTCAAGTGATTCAGGCAAGGCTGCCACATCATCTTTTGTTTCAACCAAATGGACAACGTCAGGGGCAACTCCAACAGCGCCCTCCGGTTCAGGATGTCCTTTTTTCCCAATATATATCACATGATAGCCTTCTGATTTCTTTTCTCTGATTAATGCATGTGTATTTTCCACATCTGGGCATGTTGCATCAATACATGTTAATCCTTTTTCTTTTGCGCGACGTTTCACTTCAGGGGAAACACCATGTGCTGTAAAAATAACAGTCCCTTGATCAATTTGATTTAATATTTCTAAGCGGTTTGGACCATCTAATGTGATTATACCGTCTGATTCGAATGCATCTGTCACATGTTTATT
It contains:
- the dnaG gene encoding DNA primase, producing the protein MRIPQSTIDQIKENTDILDVVSEYVKLEKRGRNYIGLCPFHDEKTPSFTVSEDKQICHCFGCKKGGNIFQFIQEIENVSFTDAVKQLGDRINIKVDVGDETSHQQVASDDLQMIQMHEALVDYYHYILTKTVEGEKALNYLYERGFTDDMIKERKIGLSPDSSHFATDLFEKKGFELHLAYEAGILSRNETNFTYYDRFRDRIMFPLANAQGRIVGYSGRTYKNQEPKYLNSPESPIFQKRKLLYNLDRARKAIRSNDEMILLEGFMDVIKASDAGLLNVVASMGTQLSDEHIHFIKKLCNHVTLLFDGDNAGTLATLKTGQALLEQKIDVFVVQLPKNMDPDEYIVKHGKQSFLDFVNTEKKAFVLYKLLLNQEQIESNDLAYEKYYKSFITDASLIQSQIIKQKVIQDASGLFKISSDSLNNEVEKVLPKSSQSSSFVQPTQKQSVRLNKNAVAERAVLKHFINDKDVFLSFYKNIEETDFTNEYFKRIFNVLRDFYSSHEQFEISECITYINQNDIKEALIYLVDYPLNHEPYENEMNDYIRVMTEHRHSDSLESLHEKLREATRNKDLESQKYYLEMIVNKNRNRLKRQD
- the rpoD gene encoding RNA polymerase sigma factor RpoD, with protein sequence MSDNQVKVIKKETIDPTLTLEDVKKQLIEKGKKEGHLSHEEVADKLQNFDMDSDQMDEFFDMINDNDIQLVNEKDSSDTDDKLNPNDLSAPPGVKINDPVRMYLKEIGRVDLLSAQEEIELAKRIEQGDEVAKARLAEANLRLVVSIAKRYVGRGMLFLDLIQEGNMGLIKAVEKFDFSKGFKFSTYATWWIRQAITRAIADQARTIRIPVHMVETINKLIRVQRQLLQDLGRDPAPEEIGEEMDLPPEKVREILKIAQEPVSLETPIGEEDDSHLGDFIEDQEAQSPSDHAAYELLKEQLEDVLDTLTDREENVLRLRFGLDDGRTRTLEEVGKVFGVTRERIRQIEAKALRKLRHPSRSKRLKDFMD
- a CDS encoding tRNA (adenine(22)-N(1))-methyltransferase, with translation MIPINRRLLKVSEYIKGKKLADIGSDHAYLPIYAIQSGQVEEAIAGEVIKGPFTATQKSVAEHGLSSKINVRLGDGLTILNHDDHVDTVTICGMGGPLITRILKNGFQHIPNYPRLILQSNIQSEPIRRFLQDHNYKIVTETLIKERAHIYEIIVAEKGTMNLSEKDFKFGPFLHTLINELFIEKWERELEALDEIKQHLNPEKHQIRFNEITQQQLLIKEVLNQ
- a CDS encoding Nif3-like dinuclear metal center hexameric protein, encoding MNVKTLLSLLDEKVPFQSAENWDNVGLLIGNPDNEVSGIITTLDCTYEVVLEAMDKGCNTIIAHHPLIFKGMKRIVDDKGYGSILYKLIQNNINLIALHTNLDVHPKGVNAMLAERIGIDAPNILEQNQTTYYKVQVFIPETHATSFKDAMSRAGLAKEGNYEYAFFSSKGTGQFKPVGEAKPTIGSLEEVENVTEVKIEFMIESFQKEKARALIHEAHPYETPVYDFIPLTKNLNQGLGMIGKLEKSYSVESFINHLKTTLNMPSIRFIGDSETEINTVAIIGGAGIGYEQLAFEKGADVFITGDIKHHEALDAKIAGVNLIDINHYSEHVMKEGLVDLLSEWLRADKSFKIIPSETHTDPFLYY
- a CDS encoding 4-hydroxy-3-methylbut-2-enyl diphosphate reductase is translated as MEIIKITPRGYCYGVVDAMVIARNASLDPNLPRPIYILGMIVHNKHVTDAFESDGIITLDGPNRLEILNQIDQGTVIFTAHGVSPEVKRRAKEKGLTCIDATCPDVENTHALIREKKSEGYHVIYIGKKGHPEPEGAVGVAPDVVHLVETKDDVAALPESLEQYPLIVTNQTTMSQWDVMHLMEELQEKYPHIEQHKEICQATQVRQEAVANQAGSADLLIVVGDPKSNNSNRLAQVSKDIAHTNSYRIADLSQLQLEWLDGVETVAVTAGASTPTPIVKEVINFLKNYDPGNPETHQVQSHVPVEKILPKIKQAKPVKIME